A genomic window from Exiguobacterium acetylicum DSM 20416 includes:
- a CDS encoding sensor histidine kinase translates to MIKRYTIRRRIWITIWFTSVFSAILFVLLTFYLYDRFYLQTQEDILLNRGEKLINIYESEGLSGAFYDGMTYTNELTESKVFFIDFLKKNPAGLRFLTNADIEELRNGETIVSSRTHPIEGTDILMTGFPIIENNRLVGTLILYLELGQISEPFRPLRLMIFFMIGLIVLNLVIFGRQIIDTIIRPLIDMKRASTVYAQGDFDYRIPIQSDDEIGELAETLNKMAESLGEVDEQRKEFLANVSHELRTPLSYIRGYTEMMQDDSLEEEKRAQYYQIIERETERLQRLVNDLLDLAQLERDSYPMSKQPLVFSQVLEDVIYRMEPIAQSKGVTFVMNLDPDQIVLGDTDRLEQVFGNLLDNALRYTPPGKQIFLSTETIGDRTHCLIQDEGEGIPEEHLDRLTKRFYRVDKSRTRKDGGTGLGLAITKHIIDRHDGTIRFDSVLGEGTTVHIELPLLPDEEDGFE, encoded by the coding sequence ATGATTAAGCGCTATACGATCCGGCGCCGGATTTGGATCACGATTTGGTTCACAAGCGTTTTTTCCGCCATTTTATTCGTCTTGTTGACGTTCTACCTCTACGATCGATTCTATCTTCAAACGCAGGAAGATATCTTATTGAACCGAGGCGAAAAGCTGATCAACATTTATGAATCTGAAGGATTATCTGGTGCTTTTTACGATGGAATGACTTATACGAATGAGTTGACGGAATCGAAAGTCTTCTTTATCGATTTCCTGAAGAAAAATCCAGCTGGACTGCGCTTTTTGACGAATGCGGATATCGAAGAACTTCGAAACGGTGAAACCATCGTCTCCAGTCGGACCCATCCGATTGAAGGAACGGATATTTTGATGACCGGGTTTCCGATCATCGAAAACAATCGACTGGTTGGTACGCTGATCTTGTACCTGGAACTTGGGCAAATCAGTGAACCATTCCGCCCACTCCGCTTGATGATCTTCTTCATGATCGGACTGATTGTCTTGAATCTCGTCATCTTCGGACGACAAATCATCGATACGATCATCCGTCCGTTGATCGACATGAAGCGCGCCTCGACTGTTTATGCACAAGGTGACTTTGATTACCGGATTCCGATTCAATCGGACGATGAGATCGGAGAACTCGCAGAAACGTTAAACAAGATGGCGGAATCGCTCGGGGAAGTTGACGAGCAGCGGAAAGAGTTCCTCGCGAACGTCAGTCATGAATTGCGAACACCTCTCTCCTACATCCGTGGTTACACAGAGATGATGCAGGATGATTCGCTTGAGGAAGAAAAGCGTGCGCAGTATTACCAAATTATTGAGCGGGAAACGGAACGTCTGCAACGTCTCGTCAATGATCTGCTCGATCTCGCTCAACTCGAGCGCGATTCCTATCCGATGTCGAAGCAACCGCTTGTCTTCAGTCAAGTACTTGAAGATGTCATCTACCGGATGGAACCCATCGCCCAGTCAAAAGGAGTCACGTTCGTGATGAACCTCGATCCAGATCAAATTGTCTTAGGCGATACGGACCGCCTTGAGCAAGTCTTCGGCAATTTACTCGATAACGCCTTACGGTACACACCGCCTGGCAAACAGATTTTCTTATCGACTGAAACGATCGGCGACCGGACGCATTGTCTTATCCAGGACGAAGGGGAAGGCATTCCGGAAGAACATCTTGATCGACTGACAAAACGTTTTTACCGTGTCGATAAATCACGGACGCGGAAAGATGGTGGCACTGGTCTCGGTCTTGCGATCACGAAACACATCATCGATCGTCATGATGGGACGATCCGGTTCGACTCCGTTCTTGGAGAAGGAACGACTGTCCACATCGAGTTACCGCTTCTTCCGGATGAAGAGGATGGATTCGAATGA
- a CDS encoding response regulator transcription factor — protein MPESFNILVVDDEAQMRDLLVSNLEKEHYTTMTASNGQEAIHLIQQNTFHLVLLDVMMPEMDGLTACMRIREFSNVPIIMLTARSDELDRIHGLKIGADDYITKPFSPRELLARIEATLRRSHRFTVDQSATLTLGMLELDTESRSVHVNGKPVSLTRKEFDLLHLFAQNNDKVFSREQLLDQIWGADYIGNLRTVDTHIKTLRLKLGEAGGSIQTVWGIGYKFEEV, from the coding sequence ATGCCAGAATCGTTTAACATTCTCGTAGTAGATGATGAAGCACAAATGCGTGACCTTCTCGTCTCGAATCTTGAAAAAGAACACTACACGACGATGACAGCTTCTAACGGACAAGAAGCGATCCATCTCATTCAACAAAATACATTCCATCTCGTTCTACTCGATGTCATGATGCCGGAAATGGACGGCTTGACAGCATGTATGCGCATCCGTGAATTCTCAAACGTTCCGATCATCATGCTGACGGCACGTTCGGACGAGCTCGATCGTATTCACGGTCTGAAAATCGGAGCTGATGACTATATCACAAAACCATTCAGCCCTCGAGAATTGCTTGCTCGCATCGAAGCGACTCTTCGTCGTTCTCATCGCTTTACAGTTGATCAATCGGCTACCCTGACGCTCGGCATGCTTGAACTCGACACTGAAAGTCGGAGTGTCCACGTCAATGGCAAACCGGTCAGTCTGACGCGTAAGGAATTTGATTTGCTGCATCTGTTCGCTCAAAACAATGATAAGGTCTTTTCTCGCGAACAGTTACTCGATCAAATCTGGGGTGCGGACTATATCGGGAACTTACGGACGGTCGATACACACATCAAAACACTTCGCTTAAAGCTCGGGGAAGCTGGTGGCTCGATTCAAACGGTCTGGGGCATCGGTTATAAATTCGAGGAAGTATGA
- a CDS encoding GNAT family N-acetyltransferase: protein MLKQRELSDCADLFELMQHQDVYPYVRQKTRYFDEFLFTTKQAIEEEERGEIVSRTILDEFDQPIGTISLLDIEGQYGFLGTWLGKPYHGKGYNHLAKEAFFSELFFELGYESVFMKIRKSNIRSQKAAEKLPYAFCADELRPALLEQLNAGETQFTLYEVSKSSFHMYIHGRELETLYDHQQLEA, encoded by the coding sequence ATGCTCAAGCAACGGGAGCTGAGCGACTGCGCTGATTTGTTCGAACTGATGCAGCATCAAGACGTATATCCGTACGTCCGCCAAAAAACACGGTACTTTGATGAATTTCTGTTTACTACAAAGCAGGCAATCGAAGAGGAAGAACGTGGTGAAATCGTATCACGTACCATCCTAGATGAATTCGATCAACCGATTGGTACGATTAGTTTACTCGATATCGAAGGACAATATGGGTTTCTCGGTACATGGTTAGGTAAACCGTATCATGGTAAAGGATACAATCATTTAGCGAAAGAAGCCTTCTTCTCTGAGCTGTTCTTCGAGCTTGGATATGAAAGTGTCTTCATGAAAATTCGCAAAAGCAATATTCGGTCACAAAAAGCAGCTGAAAAATTGCCGTATGCGTTCTGCGCGGATGAGTTGCGCCCTGCGCTTCTTGAGCAATTGAATGCCGGCGAGACACAGTTCACGCTATATGAAGTCTCAAAATCTAGTTTCCACATGTACATTCATGGTCGGGAGCTCGAAACACTATACGATCACCAACAACTCGAAGCATGA
- a CDS encoding amidohydrolase, which produces MDILIRNAHIYPITSDSFYGDIRIRDGKIIEIGELLDHLENDQVIEAEGHFLLPGFIDAHTHLGLYDEGTGTVGNDANETIFAMTPHLRAIDGVYPLDEGFKEAVEHGITTVQVMPGSMNIIGGVTSVIKTHGRFIDDMILRKYAGLKVALGENPKRVHSAGRAGELTRMGIMGMLREAFLEVRTQRVSETFAHQMIKRVLDHKMPLRVHAHRADDILSAIRFAEEFDLDLRIEHCTEGHLVAKEMEQLPIEKVTVGPTFTRKSKIELKNKTWETYRVLHEHGLEISITTDHPYTPVQYLNLCAGLAAREGLPVDIALRAITIHPARSLGVDDRVGSIETGKDADLVLWSHFPLDYLAKPLMTMIDGKIIFEHAQLNLT; this is translated from the coding sequence TTGGATATCTTAATTCGAAATGCACATATCTATCCGATTACTTCGGACAGTTTTTATGGGGACATCCGCATTCGTGATGGGAAAATCATTGAAATCGGTGAATTACTGGATCATTTAGAAAACGATCAAGTCATTGAAGCAGAAGGTCACTTTTTATTGCCCGGTTTCATCGATGCCCATACACATCTCGGATTATATGACGAAGGTACCGGAACCGTCGGAAATGATGCGAATGAGACGATTTTCGCGATGACTCCTCATCTACGTGCCATTGATGGCGTTTATCCGCTGGATGAAGGCTTTAAGGAAGCCGTCGAACACGGGATCACGACCGTTCAAGTCATGCCTGGTAGCATGAACATCATCGGTGGCGTCACGAGTGTCATCAAGACGCACGGACGGTTCATCGATGATATGATTCTTCGAAAGTATGCGGGTCTGAAGGTGGCACTCGGTGAAAACCCGAAGCGTGTCCATAGTGCTGGCCGTGCCGGTGAACTCACACGGATGGGCATCATGGGGATGTTGCGCGAAGCCTTTCTTGAAGTTCGGACACAACGAGTTTCCGAAACGTTCGCTCATCAGATGATCAAACGGGTCCTTGATCATAAGATGCCGCTTCGTGTACATGCGCACCGAGCAGATGATATCCTTTCCGCTATTCGCTTCGCGGAAGAGTTTGATCTTGATTTACGTATCGAACATTGTACGGAAGGTCATCTCGTCGCAAAAGAAATGGAGCAATTGCCGATCGAAAAAGTGACAGTTGGACCGACATTCACGCGGAAGTCTAAAATCGAACTGAAGAATAAAACATGGGAAACGTACCGGGTTCTCCATGAACACGGTCTCGAAATCTCCATCACGACCGATCATCCGTACACACCTGTCCAATACTTGAACCTCTGCGCTGGTCTTGCCGCACGAGAAGGTCTACCGGTCGATATCGCCTTACGCGCGATCACGATTCATCCCGCCCGCTCGCTCGGTGTGGACGATCGTGTCGGATCGATCGAGACCGGAAAAGACGCGGATCTCGTCCTGTGGAGTCACTTTCCACTCGACTATTTAGCGAAGCCTCTCATGACGATGATTGACGGAAAAATCATTTTTGAACACGCTCAACTGAACTTGACTTAA
- a CDS encoding TIGR01777 family oxidoreductase, with protein sequence MNIAITGGTGMIGQALTKRLLDQGHHIFILTRHPKANDAQVTYIKWMTEDAKPEQHLEGVDAFIHLAGASINDGRWTDERKRVILDSRVSTTKELVRIVEALDQKPNVVLSASAVGIYGQDRHQTFSEDQPLPPTADFLSHVCVAWEDLARPIADAGIRLVHPRIGVVLTKAGGAYPLMRLPYVLFGGGTMGDGKQWVSWVHIDDLVDLFIFALETPTVEGPMNITAPHPETMRRFGQTIGKVLHRPHWLPAPRFALELALGEKSTIVLEGARVVPKKALENGYKFRYAELKDALRAIEHSN encoded by the coding sequence ATGAACATTGCGATTACCGGCGGAACTGGTATGATTGGTCAAGCCTTGACGAAGCGTTTACTAGATCAAGGACATCACATCTTTATCTTAACGCGTCATCCGAAAGCGAATGACGCGCAGGTCACATATATCAAGTGGATGACAGAAGACGCAAAACCGGAACAGCACTTAGAGGGCGTCGATGCATTCATTCATCTGGCTGGCGCTTCGATCAACGACGGACGTTGGACGGATGAACGAAAACGTGTCATTCTCGACAGTCGCGTCAGCACGACGAAGGAGCTCGTTCGAATCGTTGAAGCACTCGATCAAAAGCCGAATGTCGTATTGTCTGCATCTGCGGTTGGCATTTACGGACAAGATCGGCATCAAACATTTTCCGAAGATCAACCCCTTCCACCGACCGCTGACTTCCTAAGTCATGTCTGTGTCGCCTGGGAAGACCTTGCCCGCCCGATTGCTGACGCTGGCATTCGACTTGTCCATCCACGAATCGGTGTCGTCCTAACGAAAGCCGGTGGCGCTTATCCGTTAATGCGCCTGCCCTATGTCTTGTTTGGCGGTGGAACGATGGGCGACGGAAAACAGTGGGTCTCCTGGGTCCACATCGACGATTTAGTCGATTTATTCATATTCGCACTTGAGACCCCGACAGTCGAAGGACCAATGAACATCACTGCTCCGCATCCGGAGACGATGCGGCGTTTCGGACAGACGATCGGAAAAGTCTTACATCGCCCACACTGGCTCCCGGCGCCACGCTTCGCGTTAGAACTCGCACTCGGTGAAAAGAGTACGATTGTACTAGAAGGAGCTCGTGTCGTTCCGAAAAAAGCGCTCGAAAACGGATACAAGTTTCGGTATGCTGAACTAAAGGATGCATTGCGAGCAATCGAGCATTCAAACTAG
- a CDS encoding RecX family transcriptional regulator produces MKIKRISTQKKNSERFNIYVEREGKEEYAFAVDVDILIKYNLQRDKELDDDFVKEVLTAEEQQKAYRLSLNHLSYRMRATSEVVTYLTEKETPEHAIKHAIDRLTEQRYLDDQQFALAYTATKKATTPQGPGKIRRDLEVLKIPKTAIDEAIATFTDEEEYEKVLKFLRQKQKELQQRSVRELTQKLQMTLMQRGFSSDLIKAGIEEVFLAEEGDEEEQAALYQARKYYPKYRQLEPFEREQKVKQALVRKGFPYGLAAQVLEQIKEEEAE; encoded by the coding sequence ATGAAGATCAAACGGATCTCGACACAGAAGAAGAACAGCGAACGATTCAACATCTATGTCGAGCGTGAGGGCAAAGAGGAATACGCCTTTGCCGTAGATGTGGATATTTTAATCAAATACAATCTGCAACGCGATAAGGAGCTCGATGACGACTTCGTCAAGGAAGTACTGACGGCTGAGGAACAGCAGAAGGCATATCGTCTCTCATTGAATCATTTATCATACCGGATGCGGGCAACAAGTGAGGTCGTCACGTATTTGACGGAAAAAGAGACACCGGAGCATGCGATTAAACATGCGATCGATCGATTGACGGAGCAACGCTATCTGGATGATCAACAGTTCGCGCTTGCTTATACGGCGACGAAAAAAGCAACGACACCACAAGGACCAGGAAAGATTCGCCGTGATCTAGAAGTATTGAAGATCCCAAAGACAGCAATTGATGAAGCAATCGCGACGTTTACGGATGAAGAGGAATATGAAAAAGTCCTGAAGTTTTTGCGGCAAAAGCAAAAAGAGCTTCAACAGCGTTCTGTACGCGAATTGACGCAAAAGCTACAGATGACACTCATGCAGCGCGGGTTCTCGTCCGATTTGATTAAAGCGGGCATTGAAGAGGTATTTTTAGCTGAAGAAGGTGACGAAGAAGAACAGGCGGCACTTTATCAAGCACGCAAGTATTATCCGAAGTACCGGCAACTCGAACCGTTTGAACGCGAACAGAAGGTGAAGCAAGCGCTCGTCCGAAAGGGATTTCCGTACGGTCTGGCAGCTCAAGTCCTCGAACAAATCAAAGAAGAAGAGGCGGAATAA
- a CDS encoding ABC transporter ATP-binding protein produces MRLFRQLSWFLKEHKSSYLVAVVLLIITGFIDLTPPWLIGKVIDGLRSGSMDRTTLLQYVGGLTVISIVSFILTYLWLAKLFGTAFLLERTLRSRFFTHLLKLTPTFYQKNRTGDLMALATNDLKAVERTAGFGVLTLVDSLNMTAITLVVMGVAIDWKLTLAALLPMPLLAYAMNKLGSQIHGRFITAQDSFGTMNDQVVESISGLRVIRSFVQEPVDVKRFDDVTTDVFEKNMHVAKIDVLFEPIIKLLVGFSYLIGLSFGTYLVFTNDITLGQLVAFNIYLGMLIWPMYAFGELINVIQRGTASLDRLEATMRVKPLIASTPREHVDRPERIEMNDLTFTYPETAHPVLRDLNMTIEQGTTIGIVGPTGSGKTTFLRQFLREYPIGRDMLTVNGIPYEDVALETVRGWTGYVSQEHLLFSKSVRDNILFGAGEATEEELQEAIRLASFEKDIETLEQGLETMVGERGVTLSGGQKQRLSIARAMLKKPELLLLDDSLSAVDAKTESHIIDSIRSNRHQSTTLIVAHRLSAVAHADEIIVLQDGMISERGTHDSLMAQNGWYAQQFERQSEEM; encoded by the coding sequence ATGCGTTTATTTCGGCAATTGAGTTGGTTTCTAAAAGAACACAAATCATCTTACCTCGTAGCAGTCGTCTTACTGATTATCACGGGCTTCATCGATTTAACGCCGCCGTGGTTGATCGGAAAAGTGATCGACGGTTTACGCTCAGGTTCGATGGACCGAACGACACTCTTACAGTATGTCGGTGGATTAACGGTCATTTCCATCGTTTCCTTCATCTTGACGTATCTGTGGTTAGCGAAATTATTCGGAACGGCATTTTTATTAGAACGGACACTTCGGAGTCGCTTCTTTACGCACTTATTGAAACTGACGCCGACGTTCTACCAAAAGAATCGGACGGGAGACTTGATGGCGCTCGCGACGAACGACTTGAAGGCGGTCGAGCGGACAGCCGGATTTGGTGTCTTGACGCTCGTCGACTCGTTGAACATGACGGCAATCACCCTCGTCGTCATGGGGGTGGCGATCGATTGGAAGCTGACACTTGCTGCCTTGTTACCGATGCCACTTCTCGCCTACGCGATGAATAAGCTCGGAAGTCAAATTCACGGACGTTTCATCACTGCCCAGGATTCATTCGGAACGATGAATGACCAAGTTGTCGAGTCGATTTCCGGACTGCGTGTCATTCGCTCGTTCGTCCAAGAACCGGTCGATGTCAAACGCTTCGACGATGTCACGACGGATGTCTTTGAGAAAAACATGCACGTCGCAAAAATCGATGTCTTATTTGAACCGATCATCAAGCTGCTCGTCGGCTTCAGTTATTTGATCGGCTTATCGTTCGGGACATATCTCGTCTTTACGAACGACATCACGCTCGGACAATTGGTCGCCTTTAACATCTATCTCGGGATGCTGATTTGGCCGATGTACGCCTTTGGCGAATTGATCAACGTCATCCAGCGTGGAACAGCAAGTCTTGACCGCTTAGAAGCAACGATGCGAGTCAAACCGTTGATTGCTTCGACACCGCGGGAACACGTCGATCGCCCTGAACGGATCGAGATGAACGATTTGACGTTTACGTATCCAGAGACAGCCCATCCGGTCTTACGAGATTTGAATATGACGATCGAACAAGGAACAACGATCGGGATCGTCGGACCAACCGGATCCGGTAAAACGACGTTCTTGCGTCAATTCCTACGTGAGTATCCGATTGGACGGGACATGCTGACGGTCAATGGCATACCGTATGAAGATGTTGCGCTAGAGACGGTTCGCGGTTGGACGGGTTATGTGTCACAAGAACATTTACTATTCTCGAAATCCGTCCGGGACAATATCTTGTTCGGTGCAGGTGAAGCGACAGAAGAAGAATTGCAGGAAGCGATTCGTCTCGCATCCTTTGAAAAAGACATTGAAACGCTCGAACAAGGACTTGAGACGATGGTCGGTGAACGTGGCGTCACGTTGTCAGGCGGACAAAAGCAACGTCTATCGATCGCGCGGGCGATGTTAAAAAAACCAGAGTTGCTGTTGCTGGATGATTCACTATCAGCGGTAGACGCGAAAACGGAATCACATATCATTGATTCGATTCGATCGAATCGTCACCAATCCACGACATTAATTGTTGCCCATCGTTTGTCGGCAGTGGCACATGCGGACGAAATCATCGTCTTGCAAGATGGAATGATTTCTGAACGAGGAACACATGACAGCCTGATGGCACAAAATGGCTGGTACGCTCAACAATTCGAGCGACAAAGTGAAGAGATGTAA
- a CDS encoding ABC transporter ATP-binding protein, translated as MNELELYQLDPARRKTTIRSLIRYAMHEKQAIFLGLFLLVLAVGAELTGPYIAKVIIDEHIVAIEKDWVEVKSDGAVIYDGRQFAKAQDVSKSQIVQSVSIVQTTNGYFFVPKQVVSGGERKINGNTMTITRGDDVYTYDNIQKLTQGQVYDFYSKDLKAIGWLSLIYVLLLLAAAGLNWIQQILLQRSAHKIIKRMRLDVFTHLQQLPVRYFDQTPIGKIVSRVTNDTETIRDLYLGVLARVFSGIITMAGILVAMFFLDYRLGLVSLIIIPIVYFWIQLFQKLATKNNFKVRSLVADMNGQLNENIQTMPIIQAYAREKEVLAEFEQKNEENYQTRAKLLRLDALMSHNLSYFLKNLTLALLIWVVGGKSLTNGSFLSLGILYAYIDYVSRLFEPVTQIMNQLSPLQQALVSADRMFQLLDEKGEPVEQGRVARFKGAVTFKDVEFSYEAGNPVLREIQIDARPGATIALVGHTGSGKSSIMNLLMRFYDPSKGQLLIDGQDVTTLPKQAVREHMGIVLQDPFLFTGTIRSNITLGNPDISEERVRQAIKAVGADRFIDRLPNGLDEPVIEKGATLSAGERQLISFARALAFDPAILVLDEATASVDSETEAVIQDALLTLTKGRTTFIIAHRLSTIKDADEILVLDRGQIVERGSHDVLLATSGIYAKMYALQSKRNLELKSS; from the coding sequence ATGAATGAATTAGAATTATACCAACTCGATCCGGCACGTCGGAAGACGACGATCCGTTCGTTGATCCGCTATGCGATGCATGAGAAACAAGCGATCTTTTTAGGATTATTTTTACTCGTACTGGCAGTCGGAGCGGAATTGACAGGTCCGTATATTGCGAAAGTCATCATCGATGAACATATCGTGGCAATTGAAAAGGACTGGGTCGAGGTTAAATCAGACGGTGCGGTCATCTATGACGGCCGTCAGTTCGCCAAAGCACAAGACGTCTCGAAAAGTCAGATTGTTCAATCCGTCTCGATCGTCCAAACGACCAACGGCTACTTTTTCGTACCGAAACAAGTCGTCAGTGGGGGAGAGCGGAAAATCAATGGAAATACGATGACGATCACGCGTGGAGACGACGTCTACACGTATGATAATATTCAAAAACTGACACAAGGACAGGTCTATGATTTTTATTCAAAAGACTTAAAAGCAATCGGCTGGTTGTCCTTGATCTACGTCCTTTTGCTGCTGGCAGCGGCTGGTTTGAACTGGATTCAACAAATCTTGCTCCAGCGATCTGCCCATAAAATCATTAAACGGATGCGGCTTGATGTCTTTACGCATCTGCAACAGTTACCGGTCCGTTATTTCGATCAGACACCGATCGGTAAAATTGTCAGTCGGGTCACGAACGATACGGAAACGATTCGCGATCTTTATCTCGGTGTGCTCGCCCGAGTCTTCTCAGGGATCATCACGATGGCGGGGATTCTCGTCGCGATGTTCTTCCTCGATTATCGCTTAGGACTCGTCTCGCTGATCATCATTCCGATCGTTTATTTTTGGATTCAGCTGTTCCAGAAACTTGCGACGAAGAACAACTTCAAGGTCCGCTCGCTCGTTGCCGACATGAATGGTCAACTGAATGAGAACATCCAGACGATGCCGATCATTCAGGCTTATGCACGCGAGAAGGAAGTCCTTGCCGAATTCGAACAAAAAAACGAAGAAAACTATCAGACGCGGGCAAAGTTGTTACGACTCGATGCCCTGATGTCTCATAACCTATCCTACTTTTTGAAAAACTTGACGCTCGCCTTGTTGATTTGGGTCGTCGGCGGAAAAAGTCTGACGAACGGATCGTTTTTATCGCTCGGGATTTTATATGCGTATATCGATTACGTGTCCCGTTTATTCGAACCCGTCACCCAAATCATGAATCAGCTGTCACCGCTACAACAAGCACTCGTTTCAGCGGACCGGATGTTCCAATTGCTTGACGAAAAGGGAGAGCCGGTCGAACAAGGTCGCGTTGCTCGGTTTAAAGGAGCGGTGACCTTCAAAGACGTTGAATTCAGTTATGAAGCGGGGAATCCCGTATTACGTGAGATTCAAATCGATGCTCGTCCTGGCGCGACGATTGCTCTCGTCGGTCACACGGGTAGCGGGAAAAGTTCAATCATGAATTTATTAATGCGTTTCTATGATCCGTCAAAAGGACAGTTGTTGATTGACGGACAGGACGTGACGACTTTACCGAAACAAGCGGTTCGTGAGCATATGGGCATCGTCTTACAGGATCCGTTCCTCTTCACAGGAACGATTCGCTCGAACATCACACTCGGCAATCCTGATATTTCAGAAGAACGGGTACGACAAGCAATCAAAGCCGTCGGCGCGGATCGGTTCATTGATCGTTTACCGAACGGGCTCGATGAACCAGTCATCGAAAAAGGTGCCACATTATCAGCGGGTGAACGACAGTTGATCAGTTTTGCCCGTGCGTTAGCGTTCGATCCTGCGATCCTAGTTCTTGACGAAGCGACAGCGAGCGTTGATTCGGAAACGGAAGCGGTCATTCAAGATGCTTTACTGACGTTGACGAAAGGACGAACGACGTTCATCATCGCCCACCGCTTGTCGACGATCAAAGATGCGGATGAGATTCTTGTTCTCGATCGTGGTCAAATCGTCGAGCGAGGGTCCCATGATGTGCTCCTTGCAACGTCCGGTATTTATGCGAAAATGTATGCGTTACAAAGTAAGCGGAATCTTGAATTGAAATCAAGCTAA
- a CDS encoding DUF1811 family protein, with the protein METRMSQLSKYELEMLITKLSEQKRKAEQHGNVSEVEVVTRKIAIAKSYLIDPARFERGAFYRIEGEEARFELHFVNGVMGWGHFEGTAQEVAIPLALFTGEGEQT; encoded by the coding sequence ATGGAGACACGGATGAGTCAATTATCGAAATACGAGCTTGAGATGTTGATCACGAAATTAAGTGAACAAAAACGAAAAGCGGAGCAACACGGGAACGTCAGTGAAGTGGAGGTCGTGACGCGGAAAATCGCTATTGCGAAAAGTTATTTGATTGATCCGGCACGATTCGAACGGGGGGCCTTTTACCGAATCGAAGGAGAAGAGGCACGATTTGAGTTACACTTCGTCAATGGCGTCATGGGCTGGGGACATTTTGAAGGAACCGCTCAGGAAGTCGCGATTCCGCTCGCGTTATTCACAGGAGAGGGAGAACAGACATGA
- a CDS encoding YfhJ family protein, translated as MTNREQALQQLAEELLQVNEVLIPEEALTWVEVLWEDFEATLARAGEKYQGEAVAVHFVEQQIKQHGAMLHRFNTTNEKFKHLMTGRNVE; from the coding sequence ATGACGAATCGAGAACAAGCCCTTCAGCAACTGGCTGAAGAATTATTGCAAGTAAATGAAGTATTAATCCCGGAAGAAGCACTGACGTGGGTCGAAGTGCTTTGGGAAGATTTCGAAGCGACACTCGCACGCGCAGGTGAGAAATATCAAGGTGAAGCCGTCGCGGTTCATTTCGTCGAGCAGCAGATCAAACAGCACGGGGCAATGTTGCACCGGTTTAATACGACGAACGAAAAATTCAAGCATTTGATGACAGGTCGAAACGTCGAATGA